In Mugil cephalus isolate CIBA_MC_2020 chromosome 19, CIBA_Mcephalus_1.1, whole genome shotgun sequence, the genomic stretch GCTTCCACACAGACAGGCACAATGCCCTTGTGAGTTTCAAAAGAAACCTTCTCACCaccgccccccacccctcacccctcTTTAACCAAACCATTTTTAACTCATCTTGACATTTAAGCGACGGATCTGCCAACGCGATCCTTACCTGCCACTCCTTACAGTCTTCGTGTCCTGCCAAGCGAAACAGGGTCACCGAGTTGTATAGCTGCCAAAACTGTAAAGGAAGAGGAGGCATTCTCTTTCATAATGTCTCTGCACAAACCCCCGGCAGCACATTTCCCTTTGATCCCCATCCCTCTCCTCAAACGcgtcttttacacacacactaaatatcaaaaactgatttaaaatacGCGATCTTGTGCAACGACTTCCTAATTTTCAAATTGTGAGATAAGGTGATATGGCTgaagagaaatatatatattaaaaaaaaatagggtaAACTTACGTGGCCGAAAAAGAGGAAAGGCAAAAGAAATGTGAGTCCTCTCCACATCCAGGACTGGAATCcctctgcagagacacagacttAACAGTGACCTTGAGGCACACAATCCCACACAGGATGTGCCGTTAAGTTGGAAAGTGATTGTGAAGCAAATTTCACGGGGGCTTTTACTCAAGTTACTTCGACATCTGTGTCCCGGCACACTGATGTTAACAACTGCCTCATCTCTCACCTTTGGCCTatttccccccccccgcccccctccagACACGGCGTTGCAGATGGCTCAAGAGTTCAAACGATTGAAATGACTACCACCAAAAATAGCTTACAACTTACCCACTGTGAGGTCCAGCTGATTCCGCTCTCCCAAAGCTCGCAGCCTGTATAAGCAGCCGCTCTGGTAGTAATACTGCAGGAACTGAAGAAAGCCTGGAGGACAGCGTGGGAGCGAGACGTTACAGGATCGTAGCACGTAAATATCTATGAACAGATCAGTTCTGCGGAGAGAGCAATGGCTCACTCGCCAGTTAATTACAAAAGATAATTAATGCATCCTAATATAACAGTCGTGCACTCAGTCCTCCTTCATGGCCGCTGTAATGTGAATAAGAAAGCTGGTGatttagtttgtggtgctgttaaaatgcattaaatttgACGCTAGAATATGGTCGTAAAAACAACGGAAGCATGAAACGCAGTCCAGCAGGCCGACGAACCACACCCTCCTTAGTTGTTTTTAAACGAATGATTAATGCCATAAGCTCAGTGAAGCGAGCGAGCGAAGCTTTCAGTGAGATCCTAACAATTTATCGCCCATTTCAATCCATAACATGGAATAAAGAACAAATGGTGACCGGCTGTCTGTCGGATAAAGCTTTTCAACGTGAAACGTGATCAAATTGTCCTtaagacaaagagacacatgATGTCAGTACAGTTCGACTCGTCCCAGCTGACACATCACAAGTCTACATGTGACACATTAAGCATTGACTGCTGCCACCAGTGTGTGACATGACGTCCCTTCTACATCCTGTGGGAAAAGAAGTCAATACAAAGCAACAGGCTTGATCAACACGTGTtgggtaaaattaaaactattCTTCATTAGTCCATTTGTATCTCAATATGAAAAGAGCTGCGtcatccccccctccccttatttaaaaaaaaaaagttattgaaAAGTCCAGGTTTGTGCTGAGACCCTGTCTGTTAAATGACCCAAAAGGACGCTTCAGCGTTTCATAACAAACTTGGCATCGCAGGTGAACCTGCCCTTGACCTGTTCTGGCATCTGTGCGCCATCATACCATCATACCACGGTGTCACGGTATGTGACGAGGGAACATTCGAGGAGGAAATGTTGACTTGACTTCAACCTCTAGATGCCGGAACAGATCATCTGGTACATCTGTTTACCAGCCGAAACGGTGCCAAGGACCAGGTTCTTTAATCCCTTTCCATTTTaagaacaaatacacatttaaacacctAAGCTCAGGTCCTGCAGCTCAATAGTCCGACTGAATGAGGTGATTAGCAAGAGGACAGAAAATGTATGagcaagcattttttttttttttaaggactcAAATcgaattaataaataacaaagccAATCATTATTAGGCGCAGCCCTGCATCCAGGTATTTCTTTAGCCGGCGTGTATGATCAATTCTCCTTCGTTGTTCTGAAGCTGGTGGCTGCAACTGATCAGGAAATACAAGCGGTCGTTAAGGTTTATTTACTAGACAGCCAGGACACGGCACAGGGTTTTAAAACGGCCCCAATGTGTGGGGTAGGTAATATTTGCCTTGTTGTCTGCCAATAAATAAGCTGATGTTTACAGAAGGACGTTTTATTGcttttacatttagatttagtaCTGAAGTAAAGAGTATTACTTCTCGGTTAGACAGCAGGCGTAAAACCTGCCGTCTaatttttcttaataaaatatgaaagatGCCTGTTAGAAAAGTAGGTCTACACAAGGTTTCCTTTTCCTGCATAatggggggaaataaataaaaactaaattaaaaggACACGGTCATCGGTCAACTggtcattttaaactgtttaaactgCAACAAACAAATTACACGAAAATGTCAATTGATCAGCTCTTGCCTCCGAAACCCCAGACACACACGTAGCACACAAGcaataatgcaataaaaacacattttgtttaaagaaaacacattcataGCCCTTACTTTGATAAATGGAGAAAGCAAGGAACTGGCTTCTGAACATCTGATACATTGGTCCCTCTGGCCTGTGAAAAAACACAAGGTtcgtaaaaataaaaaattataaacgTGGTCTGATATGATGCTGAATTCATGTGACAGCACAAAATCCAGTTCTTACCAGGTAAGCATAACGCCTGACAAAAAGGTGGACACATAATGGTGAGACACCCACCAACCTTTGATCctgaaaagcagaagaaaaaaaaaatgggaaggGATTAGAACGACTATTAAATCAgcattttcaaaaataaacgTCCTAATTCTCTAATGGCCACAGCGTAGTACCTGGAGCCATTGCACATGAGGATGCTTTCCCTTATGGTCAATGTGCAGTAGTACCACACCAGCAAAAAGTTGAAGATTTCATCAGTAACTCTGGATGAaggagacaaacaaaatgttaaaaaagtgAGCCATGCTTAAATAACTTCCACCATCAGCCACAGCAACGATTAAGTGGATTTTCTCACCGATAGTTGAGAAGGAAGAGGCAGGTTATTGCTCCAAACATCAGGATTATTGTCATATAAAGCTTGAACTTCTCATATTCATCTTTGTAGGCAAATCTATGTGAATGAACAGGAGAATATTATAGGCATACGACAGGCAGTGAAGcctacagattttttttaaaaggctaAATAATTCACATACTTCGCCTGGTTGCTGAGAAGAGTTACGTTCACGTTGCCCAGGACCAAATTCAAGTACaggctgaaaacaaaaatcacatcaagtaaataaataaacttgcaATGTAgagttttcttctcttttggtCAGATGAAACCTGTGCGACTCCCAACGTTCATACTTAATATTAAACAGTGCTGAAATTAGTTGATATGTAAAAATGAAGACACAAAAAAGTACTTACCCGTTCTTCTTTGGCAAATACGCTTCCATATCAAAGAAAACgttctctttttctttgatttgcGTTTTTATGTCTGTTATAAGTTCCAGTTCTTTCTCATTGCTCGTTTTTGAACATCTGTAAAGGAAAGACATGATTGATAGAAACGTTAGAGGAGGAACACAAGATACAGCACATGGCTGTTTCTGTTACATTAGCTGTGATAGAGtgattgtgaaataaaaacttgaTTATTTATTCTAAACGCAGGGGAAAATTAAATGGCGTGGGGTAATATTCACTCATCGCAGGCTGCACTTACTTTTTCAGGTTGTACCTCAGGTCCTTTAGGCATTTTCTCTGTTTACTGATGGCACTGCTGCACGTTGCCTGAAGATTAGTGAGTTCCTCCAGCTTTTGTCTGTATATTTTGTGCGTTTCCTGAGGATTAAACAAATAGAGTAAGTCGACTTGCAATCTTCTAAAAAGCCCGAAATATCTGCCGACTCACATAAATAAGGAACGACACACAAATGTCCCCGTGCGTGGATGAAGCGTAATACAATGAAaaacttttattggaaaaagtgaaaacatatcccgatcaaatcaaatctcagCAGACAACAGTGAAAAGATCTAGGCAACAGTCTTTATTCTGCAAAGAACGGAAACGCTTCACGCTGTGAAATCCTGTCTGACCCATCTGTCCGGACATAAACAGCTCATGACGAAGCATCACgtggaaaaatataaatattctatTTTACATGCATTTGCGCGGGAGGATCTGACCACAGCTACAGACTGGACCAGACTGGGTCTGTGTAAGTGAAGACGCAAAGTTATCTTAGATAATCCTGAGATCTGGGGCCGGGGATTTATCACAGCTCTCTAAAACATCTGCACATCCATGACTTAAATTCTTTCAGTTACACATCTGGAATGTAGAAATACCATGTAAGGGTCACATGGCGCAACGCTGCCAGGGGGTCTGACTAGGAGAAAGTTGAGTTTCTCTAAGACAGAAGATCAACGTGTCATTTCAGTGAGGTAAACAAGGGTGTTTTGTCAGTTACTGTGCCTGACTTGTCATCTTGATTAAGATAAGTACGCAATCTTCTACACtgcatttcacatgtttttgttttgtttcccccctttttttttatcccaaacatatgaatattaaaaaaaaaaaaccaggcTCAACCTGAAAACCAAACTGAAAGCCAATCGCACAAATCCATGCGTTTGCActccacatacagtacatcacaTGCCATCACATCAGTAACGCGCATGACCAGATAAAGGGATGATGCGTTTTACTACACATTTATCAAGTGTGCGCACATGACAGACCCACAGACCCCAGTGTTAGGACTAGAACCCGATGTTccacacaaactaaaacaaacagtcCAGGAAGAAAGCATCTGACTGCGAACATGACACAAGGTTCTGCTCAGGTCACATATCTGACATTTGTCATTAACCGCAGAATTTCCCAGGACAATTGacacctcatcatcatcatcatcatcatcatcatcgccgTGATCCCCCGTGGAGGAGCTCcagattttaaattttgatGGCACCACGGATCAGCTGAATGAGCTGAACCTTACTGTACTTCAAAGTGAACGCTACTCTGTGTTGTTAGCCAAGTAGAGCTAACGTGGGCTAGCTCGTTAACATGGTGATGTATGACGATATGCTCCAATAATTTAGCCATGCGAGTAAACTGTGACAAAAGCATGCTGATCCCTTTACAACGTAGCTCTAGAAGAAGTTGTTTAACATTAACCAATCGCTCGATATTGATGTGAGTGGCTGGCTAAGTTCCTGTAGCTTCTCGTTAGCCGAAAAATACATCAGCACCAAGAGGGCAAGCAACTTGCTGCTAACGTTGGCTGCGGTAACACATGCATGTTACAGTAAAGTCAAACTCGACAAGCGCCAGGTGAAACGTATCCTATCCCCCTCCTCGGGTATTGCTACAAACGACGCAGTTATTGGCTCAAAGCTGCGTCCACGACTGTGAATGAATGGCGAATAGGAAAGAGCCAGACCAACTACTGACAGCCACCACAGTATCTGCGAGCAATGTGTCAAACCGGATAAATGCGCTCAATTCGGCACTCTCTCTCACCTGCAATTGTTGATATTCCTCGTCAATTTCCTCCCACTCCGTCTGAAACTTCGGTTTGGACATTGTGGCACTGTAGCTGATGTGGCGAAGAGAGGACACCTCCACAAGGGTTCACCTCGACTCTGTTTCCCCACCGCTCTCCGGCCACTCACTCACTCTTTTTAACTGTGCTGCACGGAGCATGCGCACATCCAAATCCACCGTCAAGAGAAACGTTTCGAGTTGAACCTGtcgcaagaaaataaaaatgtacaacaaataaatgcaaattattTACGCGTCATGGGGCACTATCGGAACTATCAAATACTGGTTTTTAAATTGActataaattaattttatacGGCGCCAATCACGATACGCCTTGCTGTCGCTAGGATACATCGAATATAATGTAAACAGTTCTCTGTCGCAGACACCAGCCAGCGAAGTTTAGGCTGCTGTTTGTCCAAcatgttttcttaatttcttcCGTAGTTCCATGGCTGTAGTTTACAGGTGGGTTGAGTTTCAGTAAGTCACTTACGCTAAGGTAAAATACATCCAGTATTTCTATTTTGGCCAGCTGGGTGAACTTGTAACATCACTTAGCTAGGAGCTAGTTAAATTTCACTGAGCTAGAAAAGGGCATTTGAGTAGCTCATATAGccttaaaaacattttgcttaATTAGGAATTTtgtaaaaaactattttatatgTGTACACATTTTTTGCCCCTTGTTACCTTCCTTTATATTTGATCTCTGACCTTTAAAGAATGGCAGTTTCTCCTTTTATAATGTGTTTGCTAGTATGAAGTGGAGTAGGTTAGCTTGTGCAGCTTCATGggtcatgtttctttttgttttaaaggttttacaTCAAGCTGCCCTCTGCCATGCCATCCATTAAAACATCTAACAGAAATCTGCCAAAGTCGACATTGCTGGATATTAAGTCACAGAAATGTGGAACGCGGCACACAGTTTACTCAGTCAGTGGAAATGAATACACTGGGGAGTGGCTGAACAACAAGAAGCATGGTGAGATACTGGTTGGTGTTACTTTCCACTAAAGATGAGTTTATGAACTAATAGTGAATTAAAACGTTTGTTGGGTTGTGCTGTACTTTTCTTATAAGGGAAGGGAACTCAGGTTTGGAAGAAGCCTGCTGCCATTTATGATGGAGAGTGGAAATTTGGAAAACGTGATGGACGTGGTACCTATAGTGTGCTGCTCCCAGGATCAAATAAGTATACCACGCAGTACTGCGGTGGatggaaaaatggaaagaagCATGTATGTATTTAACATAGTGTCAGTTTAAGACGTATGTTCATTCTTTTACAGTTTTCTCTATCTCTTCAGGGTAATGGGATGTACGTTTACAGTAATTTGGCATTTTATGAGGGAGAGTGGAGCGAGGACGATCGGAGTGGCTGGGGAAGGATGTACTATGAGAATGGAGACATGTACGAGGGAGAGTGGATGAAGGATAAGAATCACGGACAGGGATTCATTCGATGTGGTAAGATACATTTCCTGTGcattcatttgaattaaaaacagattataGTTTGGATGTACGTATCCAGTGTATAATTGTAGAATTTCACTTTTCACCTTGTGTTCAAGCAAATGGAAACTGGTATGAAGGCTCCTGGCGAGATGGCAAGAAGAACGGTAACGGAAAGTTCTGCTATTCTGACAAAGGTCAGATTTATGAAGGCTTCTGGGTGGACGGAGTAGCAAAATGCGGGACCCTGTCAGATTTTAAGAGAGACGAAGCACCAGCACCACCAAAGTATCCAATCCCACAGGTAAAAGACTTGTGACTAGCACTGCGTAACTCTGTCAACTTTTGCACCACATACATGACACCATCAAATAAACATGGAGCCCTTTTCCACTGAATTATAAAACGTATTTATCTTGTTTTCAAGCTACACCTGGCAGATATGCAGTTGGTTTTAAAAGAAGCCGAATCAGCCTACCGTGATCAGCGCTGATGAACAACAAGGGGATCAACAGTTTCCACTCCACCACATGCTTACTGctaaagaataaagaaagaaattcagCATGTTCCAGTTAGTCATTATCTTCACTTACATTATGTCCTTTTCAGCTGAGCAAACCGTAACAGTTCAGTTGTGTTGAAATCAAACGTAATGGTAGAACTATAATAAGGGAATTAATTATATTGAGCCAACCTCATGCCAATATAAACGCACAAAGTCTATTTGTCATATAATAAATTTAGTACTCTGAAGCAATGATATCATATCCAAAttacacatttgtttatttgtcacGCAGGCACTCGTCAGTCATTAACCTTAGTGAGGAGATCTGCTCCTTTCAGGGTACAGCATTCTGTTGAATAATGACATGTAGCCTGTGTATCAACTTCAGagaataaaacacatacaaacatcaGGATTGACTGACAGCTTGTTGTGCACACTGTGAGACTGAATGATGAGTGCACATGCTATTTCAGGAAATGTGAGACAAGTGGAGTTCTCTTCGGTGTTACTATTAACAAATATAAGACAGAGAACAACATGTGAGTATACAACATGTGTaataaatcagatttaaaaaaaaaactcttggtGTCAAGTTGTATAAACAAAATCATCACATAGGATTATCTTAGTTACGCAGCATTAGGATGATGGGTAATGAAAACAAGTAATGTTTTAAGTCCATTCATGAACTTGCATAGATGGCATTAAAGATAAGTTTTCAAACAATGCATCCAAATTATTTTCTACACTCTTAAACTTAGTGCAACTCggtaaaaaatgtttattttaacactacAACCATTCCTACAGATGTTGCAGATATTTGCTAAAAATACTGTAGTTCTGGCAGTTCATTAGTCAATCAACGCAAACAGCAGGCAATACAAAAGCAAATTATATACCTTACAGCAGATCACATAAACACAGTAAATCAAGAGGAAAAAGTTAAATACTTGAGGTTCACAaaacacaggggaaaaaaatacacataaacaaatgTACTATTCACTGgcacacatgtaaataaacgCAGCAGGCAACAGACAGGATTCCAAGTTACTGTATTCTGCCATAACGCAAGAGATAAATCAAGCAGCTATCACAGTTAAGACTTTCTCAGGAAAACTACATGCATTATGGCAGGTTTGTCAGTTCACAGTTGATGAAATGTGTCtcctaaaaatacaaatttccACAAAAGTATATTTCACAACAAAGTGTGGGATATATCTTCAttcctataaaaaaaattag encodes the following:
- the morn3 gene encoding MORN repeat-containing protein 3 isoform X1, with the protein product MAVVYRWVEFQFYIKLPSAMPSIKTSNRNLPKSTLLDIKSQKCGTRHTVYSVSGNEYTGEWLNNKKHGKGTQVWKKPAAIYDGEWKFGKRDGRGTYSVLLPGSNKYTTQYCGGWKNGKKHGNGMYVYSNLAFYEGEWSEDDRSGWGRMYYENGDMYEGEWMKDKNHGQGFIRCANGNWYEGSWRDGKKNGNGKFCYSDKGQIYEGFWVDGVAKCGTLSDFKRDEAPAPPKYPIPQLHLADMQLVLKEAESAYRDQR
- the morn3 gene encoding MORN repeat-containing protein 3 isoform X3, producing MPSIKTSNRNLPKSTLLDIKSQKCGTRHTVYSVSGNEYTGEWLNNKKHGKGTQVWKKPAAIYDGEWKFGKRDGRGTYSVLLPGSNKYTTQYCGGWKNGKKHGNGMYVYSNLAFYEGEWSEDDRSGWGRMYYENGDMYEGEWMKDKNHGQGFIRCANGNWYEGSWRDGKKNGNGKFCYSDKGQIYEGFWVDGVAKCGTLSDFKRDEAPAPPKYPIPQLHLADMQLVLKEAESAYRDQR
- the morn3 gene encoding MORN repeat-containing protein 3 isoform X2 — its product is MAVVYRFYIKLPSAMPSIKTSNRNLPKSTLLDIKSQKCGTRHTVYSVSGNEYTGEWLNNKKHGKGTQVWKKPAAIYDGEWKFGKRDGRGTYSVLLPGSNKYTTQYCGGWKNGKKHGNGMYVYSNLAFYEGEWSEDDRSGWGRMYYENGDMYEGEWMKDKNHGQGFIRCANGNWYEGSWRDGKKNGNGKFCYSDKGQIYEGFWVDGVAKCGTLSDFKRDEAPAPPKYPIPQLHLADMQLVLKEAESAYRDQR
- the tmem120b gene encoding transmembrane protein 120B — translated: MSKPKFQTEWEEIDEEYQQLQETHKIYRQKLEELTNLQATCSSAISKQRKCLKDLRYNLKKCSKTSNEKELELITDIKTQIKEKENVFFDMEAYLPKKNGLYLNLVLGNVNVTLLSNQAKFAYKDEYEKFKLYMTIILMFGAITCLFLLNYRVTDEIFNFLLVWYYCTLTIRESILMCNGSRIKGWWVSHHYVSTFLSGVMLTWPEGPMYQMFRSQFLAFSIYQSFLQFLQYYYQSGCLYRLRALGERNQLDLTVEGFQSWMWRGLTFLLPFLFFGHFWQLYNSVTLFRLAGHEDCKEWQVFMLALTFLVLFLGNFLTTLKVVHQKIQKNQEKVQKND